The Arthrobacter sp. NicSoilC5 genome has a window encoding:
- a CDS encoding aldehyde dehydrogenase family protein translates to MTTTDTALFTVRRAANPPAPSLPPFGQFIGGAFVPSTSEATADVVNPATGAVLTRVPAGSVEDVDAAVAAAVAAKAAWAAKTPKDRAGVLLRIADIIEANRDLFETLESANTGKPAAVAEDDITSAIDTFRFSAGAARAFSTIGADDYAENHTSVIHREPVGVVGVITPWNYPLLMAAWKIAPVLGAGNTLVLKPSEQTPLTTLKLAELIAGEVPAGVVNIVTGPGRVVGNRLSEHPDVDLVAITGSVGSGQKVATGAAASVKRVHLELGGKAPVVVFDDADLEAAAKGVRSAGFWNGGQECGAACRVLVHESVAEKFTGLLVQEVSEISVGTPGAGTDVEIGSMISGAHYERVLAALDDVRKDGLTIAVGGNAIEGPGFFIEPTVVTDVPPGAAIASTEIFGPVVSVETFSTDEEAVARANETIYGLAASVWTRDSARSLTVPRKLDFGTVWVNSHLVIATEMPWGGFKGSGYGRDLSSYALEDFSRTKHVMYNRG, encoded by the coding sequence ATGACCACCACTGACACTGCACTGTTCACCGTCCGCAGGGCGGCCAACCCGCCCGCGCCGTCCCTTCCCCCGTTTGGCCAGTTCATCGGCGGCGCGTTTGTTCCGTCCACGTCGGAGGCAACGGCCGACGTCGTGAACCCGGCGACCGGGGCGGTCCTCACCCGGGTGCCCGCCGGATCCGTCGAGGACGTCGACGCCGCCGTCGCCGCAGCTGTAGCGGCCAAGGCAGCGTGGGCAGCGAAGACGCCGAAGGACCGTGCCGGAGTCCTCCTCCGGATCGCGGACATCATCGAAGCCAACCGGGACCTGTTCGAAACCCTGGAATCCGCCAACACCGGCAAGCCCGCCGCGGTGGCGGAGGACGACATCACCAGCGCCATCGACACCTTCCGGTTCTCCGCCGGGGCCGCCCGCGCCTTCAGCACCATCGGTGCTGACGATTACGCGGAGAACCACACCTCGGTGATCCACCGCGAACCGGTGGGCGTGGTGGGCGTCATCACCCCCTGGAACTACCCACTGCTCATGGCTGCCTGGAAGATCGCCCCGGTCCTGGGCGCCGGTAACACCCTGGTCCTCAAGCCGTCCGAGCAGACCCCGCTGACCACGCTCAAGCTGGCCGAACTCATCGCCGGTGAGGTTCCCGCCGGCGTCGTGAACATCGTGACCGGCCCCGGACGCGTGGTGGGCAACCGGCTCTCCGAACACCCCGACGTTGACCTGGTGGCCATCACCGGAAGCGTGGGCAGCGGCCAGAAAGTGGCCACCGGTGCGGCCGCGTCGGTCAAGAGGGTGCACCTGGAGCTTGGCGGCAAGGCGCCCGTCGTGGTGTTTGACGACGCCGACCTGGAGGCCGCTGCCAAGGGGGTCCGCAGTGCCGGGTTCTGGAACGGCGGCCAGGAGTGCGGCGCGGCATGCCGGGTCCTGGTGCACGAATCGGTGGCGGAGAAATTCACCGGCCTGCTGGTGCAGGAGGTTAGCGAAATCTCCGTCGGCACCCCGGGCGCGGGGACCGACGTCGAGATCGGCTCCATGATCTCCGGAGCGCACTACGAGCGTGTCCTCGCCGCGCTGGACGACGTCCGCAAGGACGGCCTGACCATCGCGGTGGGCGGCAACGCCATCGAGGGGCCGGGCTTCTTCATCGAACCGACCGTGGTCACGGACGTTCCGCCCGGCGCCGCGATCGCCAGCACGGAAATCTTTGGGCCGGTGGTGTCCGTGGAGACCTTCAGCACGGATGAGGAAGCCGTTGCCCGGGCCAACGAAACCATTTACGGACTGGCGGCCTCTGTCTGGACAAGGGACTCTGCCCGCTCGCTGACCGTTCCCCGGAAGCTGGATTTCGGCACGGTCTGGGTGAACTCGCACCTGGTCATCGCCACCGAAATGCCGTGGGGCGGATTCAAGGGCTCCGGTTACGGCCGCGACCTGTCCAGCTACGCCCTGGAGGACTTCTCCCGCACCAAGCACGTGATGTACAACCGCGGCTGA
- a CDS encoding alanine/glycine:cation symporter family protein: MGTDFGAFLSAVSDAIWAPMAYVVLGLGVAYSIATKGIQFRRIPDMLRQLRDNEGGEGGLSSFQALVLALASRVGVGSIAGVATAVGAGGPGALVWMAITGLVGCTVGYAEAALSQTFKRQVQDEDRRSANEDIGGMPYYIKYGLKLPKVGALVAVLGVIGYGFVFPGLQVNTIAASAKLAFGLDSWIPAVLVTVLIALVIFGGTTRLVKVTQALVPVLAIGYLVLALAVIGINIGSVPAAVALIFQSALGVHPIMGGIAGAAIAWGVRRAVFASSNGLGEATFAAAAARTSHPGKQGLVQTFSIYIDVLLICMATGLMMVVSGKYNVADGSGGFLVNNIPGVPVGANWVQEAIDTLLPGWGAGFVSVAVLLFGFTCLLAYFYVANSNLLYLLDGRPGHLWKNVLKIGTMAIVFVGSIVNAQVVWAAGDIGLGLIAWVNLICLAFLFPLVRKIYKDYERQRKLGLDPTFNPKALGIDGADFWEQPVPVEHHHHQLHHASQSTERTPDKP, encoded by the coding sequence ATGGGTACCGATTTCGGAGCCTTCCTGTCCGCCGTTTCCGACGCCATCTGGGCGCCCATGGCCTACGTGGTCCTGGGCCTCGGCGTCGCCTACTCCATCGCCACCAAAGGCATCCAGTTCCGCCGCATCCCGGACATGCTCCGCCAGTTGCGGGACAATGAAGGCGGGGAGGGCGGCCTGTCCTCCTTCCAGGCCCTGGTCCTGGCACTGGCCAGCCGCGTCGGCGTCGGAAGCATCGCGGGCGTTGCCACGGCCGTCGGCGCCGGTGGCCCCGGTGCCCTCGTCTGGATGGCCATCACCGGCCTGGTGGGCTGCACCGTCGGCTACGCCGAAGCAGCCCTGTCCCAAACCTTCAAACGCCAGGTCCAGGACGAGGACCGCCGCAGTGCCAACGAGGACATCGGCGGCATGCCGTACTACATCAAGTACGGCCTGAAGCTGCCCAAAGTGGGCGCACTCGTGGCAGTGCTGGGCGTCATCGGTTACGGCTTTGTCTTCCCGGGCCTGCAGGTCAACACCATTGCCGCAAGCGCCAAGCTGGCGTTCGGCCTGGACAGCTGGATTCCCGCCGTGCTGGTCACCGTCCTGATCGCCCTGGTCATCTTCGGCGGCACCACCCGCCTGGTGAAGGTGACCCAGGCCCTGGTGCCGGTCCTGGCCATCGGCTACCTGGTCCTTGCGCTGGCAGTGATCGGCATCAACATTGGCAGTGTCCCTGCCGCCGTTGCCCTGATCTTCCAGTCCGCCCTCGGTGTCCACCCCATCATGGGCGGCATCGCCGGAGCCGCAATTGCCTGGGGCGTGCGCCGGGCTGTCTTCGCCTCATCCAACGGCCTCGGTGAGGCCACCTTCGCCGCAGCTGCGGCCCGCACCTCCCATCCGGGCAAGCAGGGCCTGGTGCAAACGTTCAGCATCTACATCGACGTGCTGCTGATCTGCATGGCCACCGGCCTGATGATGGTGGTTTCCGGCAAGTACAACGTCGCGGACGGTTCCGGCGGTTTCCTGGTCAACAACATCCCGGGCGTTCCCGTTGGTGCCAACTGGGTGCAGGAAGCCATCGACACGCTGCTTCCGGGCTGGGGAGCGGGATTCGTTTCCGTTGCCGTACTCCTCTTCGGCTTTACCTGCCTGCTGGCCTACTTCTACGTGGCCAACTCCAACCTCCTCTACCTGCTGGACGGCAGGCCAGGGCATCTGTGGAAGAACGTCCTGAAGATCGGCACCATGGCCATCGTCTTCGTCGGCTCCATCGTGAACGCCCAGGTGGTCTGGGCGGCCGGCGACATCGGCCTGGGCCTGATCGCCTGGGTCAACCTCATCTGCCTGGCCTTCCTCTTCCCGCTGGTCCGCAAGATCTACAAGGACTACGAACGCCAACGGAAGCTGGGCCTGGACCCCACCTTCAATCCCAAGGCACTGGGCATCGACGGTGCCGACTTCTGGGAGCAGCCGGTTCCCGTCGAGCACCACCACCATCAACTCCACCACGCCAGCCAGTCCACCGAGAGGACCCCGGACAAGCCATGA
- the dapA gene encoding 4-hydroxy-tetrahydrodipicolinate synthase, whose protein sequence is MSNNLRGVLTALSTPFKQDETLDVETLKLIVDRSIDGGVDGVVAAGSTGEVGALSSEERLLLIETVINQANGRVPVIANTGATSTAEAIRLSRAAEKLGADVLMLVTPYYEPLTLEETVTYIKDVARSVTIPVMLYNIPAVTGVNLDPATVRALAEEVDNIRYIKDSSANWEQALQLIHHHSDVIGTFIGWDVYLYSALVEGAAGVMAGTANVVPAEIVDVSRRIAEGDLQGALEQWKKVYPVIDALLSVPFIPAIKAGLTLQGVPAGSPRRPTADLGAGDLGRVKNALSALYQTVG, encoded by the coding sequence ATGTCCAACAACCTCCGCGGTGTCCTCACCGCGCTCTCCACCCCCTTCAAGCAGGACGAAACCCTCGACGTCGAGACCTTGAAGCTGATCGTCGACCGCTCCATCGACGGCGGCGTGGACGGCGTCGTCGCCGCCGGCTCCACCGGCGAAGTAGGCGCCCTGTCCTCGGAAGAGCGCCTGCTGCTTATCGAGACCGTCATCAACCAGGCCAACGGCCGCGTGCCGGTAATCGCCAACACCGGTGCCACCTCCACTGCCGAGGCCATCCGCCTGTCCCGGGCCGCCGAGAAGCTGGGTGCCGACGTGCTCATGCTGGTCACCCCGTACTACGAGCCGCTGACCCTGGAGGAAACGGTCACCTACATCAAGGACGTGGCCCGGTCCGTCACCATTCCGGTGATGCTCTACAACATCCCGGCTGTCACCGGCGTGAACCTGGATCCGGCCACCGTCCGGGCACTGGCCGAGGAGGTGGACAACATCCGCTACATCAAGGACTCCAGCGCCAACTGGGAACAGGCACTTCAGCTGATCCACCACCACTCGGACGTCATCGGCACCTTCATCGGCTGGGACGTCTACCTCTACAGCGCCCTCGTCGAAGGCGCAGCGGGTGTCATGGCAGGCACGGCCAACGTGGTCCCGGCTGAAATCGTCGATGTCAGCCGCCGCATCGCCGAAGGCGACCTGCAGGGCGCACTGGAGCAGTGGAAGAAGGTCTACCCCGTGATTGACGCGCTCCTCTCGGTGCCGTTCATCCCCGCCATCAAGGCAGGCCTGACCCTGCAGGGCGTTCCCGCCGGATCCCCGCGCCGTCCCACGGCAGACCTCGGTGCCGGGGACCTGGGACGCGTGAAGAACGCCCTGTCCGCCCTGTACCAGACTGTCGGATAA
- a CDS encoding NAD(P)/FAD-dependent oxidoreductase, whose product MKDAVIVGGGLAGLSAAWRLRHWDTVVLESGDRVGGRIRSERRGDYWLNWGGHVFAGAGSSTDALLNEVGVMAVQIPGSLQGLSMNGKFIKKGHIATYPFRIPMSLTSRVDTMRAGLKVVSGVAKYTGVVRKRAGESGAMRQQRIYDFENNTSFQDFIGNLSEDAAALFKTTVTRSAGDMDQISAGAGIGYFSLVLGFGQGLSRGIVGGPSTLTESIAAAMGDRIELGAVVHEVVHKKESVVVRYRQDGVDREVEARTVVLATTADVSHKVGVDLPDDLRGALSQIKYGPHVSTAFLTNETTARPWDDIYAIAAPKRSFAIALNQASIVRGTESVRKPGGSFMTFSPASLGKALLEKSEEDVIKTHLTDLDQVLGHGFADSVVEAKVDRWKNASPYCFPGRAKIQSTLMRGADRVFLAGDYLGTLYTESSITTGFSAAQEAASVLATHRQAPPQAGLSIVA is encoded by the coding sequence ATGAAAGACGCAGTAATCGTTGGCGGCGGCCTGGCCGGACTCTCGGCGGCCTGGCGGCTCCGGCACTGGGACACAGTGGTCCTGGAATCCGGGGACCGCGTGGGCGGCCGCATCCGCTCCGAACGCCGGGGTGACTACTGGCTGAACTGGGGCGGCCACGTTTTTGCCGGCGCCGGATCCTCCACCGACGCGCTGCTGAACGAAGTCGGCGTGATGGCGGTCCAGATCCCCGGGTCCCTGCAGGGCCTGTCCATGAACGGCAAGTTCATCAAAAAGGGGCACATCGCCACCTACCCGTTCCGCATCCCGATGTCCCTCACCTCCCGTGTGGACACCATGCGGGCCGGCCTGAAGGTCGTCAGTGGAGTGGCCAAGTACACCGGAGTGGTGCGAAAGCGGGCAGGGGAGTCCGGTGCCATGCGGCAGCAGCGCATCTACGATTTCGAGAACAACACCTCTTTCCAGGACTTCATCGGCAATCTCTCTGAAGATGCGGCAGCCCTGTTCAAGACCACCGTCACCCGTTCTGCCGGCGACATGGACCAGATCTCCGCCGGTGCCGGCATCGGCTACTTCAGCCTGGTCCTGGGCTTTGGCCAAGGGCTGAGCCGGGGCATCGTTGGCGGCCCGTCCACGCTGACGGAATCCATTGCGGCGGCCATGGGGGACCGCATCGAGCTCGGCGCCGTGGTCCACGAAGTAGTCCACAAAAAGGAATCCGTCGTGGTCCGGTACCGCCAGGACGGCGTCGACCGCGAAGTTGAGGCACGCACCGTTGTCCTCGCCACCACCGCCGATGTCTCGCACAAGGTCGGCGTGGACCTCCCGGATGACCTGCGCGGTGCACTCAGCCAGATCAAGTACGGCCCCCACGTCAGCACAGCGTTCCTGACCAACGAAACCACGGCCCGGCCCTGGGACGACATCTACGCCATCGCGGCACCGAAGCGCTCCTTCGCGATCGCCCTGAACCAGGCGAGCATCGTCCGCGGCACCGAATCCGTCCGCAAGCCCGGCGGCAGCTTCATGACATTCTCCCCGGCCAGCCTGGGCAAGGCGCTGCTGGAGAAGAGCGAAGAGGACGTCATTAAGACCCACTTGACCGACCTTGACCAGGTCCTGGGCCACGGCTTCGCCGACAGCGTCGTCGAGGCCAAGGTGGACCGCTGGAAGAATGCGTCCCCCTACTGCTTCCCCGGCCGCGCCAAAATCCAGTCCACGCTGATGCGCGGAGCCGACCGCGTCTTCCTGGCCGGCGACTACCTCGGAACCCTCTACACCGAAAGCTCCATCACCACCGGCTTCTCCGCAGCCCAGGAAGCCGCCAGCGTCCTTGCCACCCACCGCCAGGCACCGCCCCAGGCCGGCCTGTCCATCGTCGCCTGA
- a CDS encoding MFS transporter, with protein MSHVVDDAPLSGFHKRLALFSSGGPFLDGYILSIIGVAMVQITPQFNLSASEQGMVGAAALGGIFFGAFLGGWLTDKFGRHLLFTVDLIALVVCSVLQAFVNDAFWLIVLRLLIGFAVGADYPIATSLLAEFTPSRWRGPLLGAFVTMWFVGAAVAYIVGQFLLTFDGGWRWMLASAALPGLLIVLMRIGTPESPRWLVKMGRHDEANEVLAKVYGPHVTLADLPEESGTHVSVGQLIRSGYGKRMAFITIFWTCSIVPLFAVYAFGPAILEALNLGGELANIGSAAITVMFLVGCLIAVALVNRMGRRPLIIHSFLWGGLALLALGIFPTADSWIILALFAAYAVLIGGTQIMQWVYPNELFPTEVRGSAVGLASSLSRIGAAVGTYLVPLALATLGIGTTMIIAGVITLLGLAVSLAWAPETRGKTLGEAAMLDGGQASAASTFRKPAIS; from the coding sequence ATGTCCCACGTAGTTGATGACGCACCACTGTCCGGCTTCCATAAAAGGCTGGCCCTGTTCTCTTCGGGCGGCCCGTTCCTTGACGGGTACATCCTGAGCATCATCGGTGTTGCAATGGTCCAGATCACTCCGCAGTTCAACCTGAGCGCGTCGGAACAGGGCATGGTGGGCGCGGCCGCCCTGGGTGGCATCTTCTTCGGCGCTTTCCTGGGCGGCTGGCTCACTGACAAGTTCGGCCGCCACCTGCTCTTCACCGTCGACCTGATCGCCCTTGTGGTCTGCTCGGTCCTCCAGGCCTTCGTCAATGACGCCTTTTGGCTGATCGTCCTGCGCCTCCTGATCGGCTTCGCCGTCGGCGCCGACTACCCCATCGCCACCTCCCTGCTGGCCGAGTTCACCCCCAGCCGCTGGCGCGGCCCGCTCCTGGGCGCCTTCGTCACCATGTGGTTCGTCGGTGCGGCCGTCGCCTACATCGTGGGACAGTTCCTGCTGACCTTCGACGGCGGCTGGCGCTGGATGCTTGCCAGCGCCGCCCTTCCCGGGCTGCTGATCGTCCTGATGCGCATCGGTACCCCCGAGTCCCCCCGCTGGCTGGTCAAGATGGGCCGGCATGACGAGGCGAACGAAGTCCTCGCCAAGGTCTACGGCCCGCACGTCACCCTCGCGGACCTGCCGGAGGAGAGCGGCACGCATGTCAGCGTCGGGCAGCTGATCCGCTCCGGCTACGGCAAGCGGATGGCATTCATTACCATCTTCTGGACCTGTTCCATCGTCCCGCTGTTTGCCGTCTACGCGTTCGGGCCGGCCATCCTCGAAGCCCTGAACCTCGGCGGCGAGCTGGCCAACATCGGCTCCGCAGCCATCACCGTCATGTTCCTCGTTGGCTGCCTCATCGCCGTGGCGCTGGTCAACAGGATGGGACGGCGGCCACTGATCATCCACAGTTTTCTCTGGGGCGGCCTTGCCCTCCTGGCCCTGGGAATCTTCCCCACCGCTGACAGCTGGATCATCCTGGCCCTGTTCGCCGCCTACGCAGTCCTCATCGGCGGCACCCAAATCATGCAGTGGGTGTACCCGAACGAACTCTTTCCCACCGAAGTCCGCGGGTCCGCTGTGGGCCTGGCCTCCTCGCTCAGCCGCATCGGTGCAGCTGTAGGCACCTACCTCGTCCCGCTGGCCCTGGCCACCCTGGGCATCGGCACCACCATGATCATCGCCGGCGTCATCACCCTCCTGGGCCTCGCCGTTTCGCTCGCCTGGGCACCGGAAACCCGGGGCAAGACGCTCGGTGAGGCGGCGATGCTCGACGGCGGCCAGGCCAGTGCGGCGTCAACGTTCAGGAAGCCGGCCATCAGCTAA
- a CDS encoding GntR family transcriptional regulator, protein MVISKRAEPTLLTDQVYAMIHAAILSGELPAGSRLKVRDLAEQVGTSVMPVREAIRRLEETGLAEREPHKGAVVKSLSLEELIHVYDVRRLLETEAARLGSERITPEDCGRMQSEYELMRKAIDERQVIALLDHDEEMLAILYQAGGNPVLLQTIRALWQQCRAYKIVGAQGSLDAGDDGSLWRYQQDLVAAARNGDPAAAAAVNDASLRDASERIKARLAEQGSA, encoded by the coding sequence GTGGTCATATCCAAGCGCGCCGAGCCCACCCTGCTGACCGACCAGGTCTACGCGATGATCCATGCTGCGATCCTCAGCGGTGAGCTGCCCGCCGGATCCCGACTTAAGGTGCGCGACCTCGCCGAGCAGGTGGGGACAAGCGTCATGCCGGTCCGCGAGGCCATCCGCCGCCTGGAGGAAACCGGCCTGGCGGAGCGTGAGCCGCACAAGGGTGCCGTGGTCAAGAGCCTCAGCCTCGAGGAATTGATCCACGTCTATGACGTGCGCCGGCTTCTGGAGACCGAAGCTGCGCGGCTGGGCAGCGAGAGGATCACCCCGGAGGACTGCGGGAGAATGCAGTCCGAGTACGAGCTGATGCGCAAAGCCATCGACGAGCGGCAGGTCATCGCCCTCCTTGACCATGACGAGGAGATGCTGGCCATCCTTTACCAGGCGGGCGGCAACCCGGTGCTGCTGCAAACGATCAGGGCCCTGTGGCAGCAGTGCCGCGCCTACAAGATCGTCGGCGCACAGGGCTCCCTGGACGCCGGTGACGACGGTTCCCTGTGGCGGTACCAGCAGGACCTGGTGGCCGCTGCACGGAACGGGGACCCGGCGGCTGCCGCAGCCGTCAACGACGCATCCCTCCGCGATGCCAGCGAGCGGATCAAGGCCCGCCTCGCCGAGCAGGGCAGCGCCTAG
- the purU gene encoding formyltetrahydrofolate deformylase, with protein sequence MTVTETHIPASKAPTTVEHVLTLDCPEGPGIVHAVSGFLLEHGCDIIDNKQFGERSEGHFFMRVHFVSEGDDSTLEEMRTSFAPVAEKFGMRWQLERHGSKRKVLIMVSKFGHCLNDLLFRARIGELPVEIVAVVSNHRDHEALVQWHGIPFHHIPVTADTKPAAEAALMALVDGLDVELVVLARYMQVLSDDLTRKLDGRAINIHHSFLPSFKGAKPYHQAYARGVKTVGATAHYVNAELDEGPIISQQVVDVDHTYGPEDLVAAGRDTECKALSNAVKWHCEGRVILQGNRTVVLR encoded by the coding sequence ATGACTGTTACTGAAACCCATATCCCCGCGTCGAAAGCGCCCACCACCGTGGAACACGTCCTGACCCTGGACTGCCCCGAGGGGCCCGGCATTGTGCACGCCGTCTCCGGGTTCCTGCTGGAGCACGGCTGCGACATCATCGACAACAAGCAGTTCGGTGAGCGCTCCGAAGGCCACTTCTTCATGCGCGTGCACTTCGTCTCCGAAGGTGACGATTCCACGCTGGAGGAGATGCGGACCTCCTTCGCCCCGGTGGCCGAAAAATTCGGCATGCGCTGGCAGCTGGAACGCCACGGGTCCAAGCGCAAGGTGCTGATCATGGTGTCCAAGTTCGGGCACTGCCTCAACGACCTGCTGTTCCGGGCCCGCATCGGAGAACTGCCGGTGGAAATCGTTGCGGTGGTATCCAACCACCGGGACCACGAGGCACTGGTGCAGTGGCACGGCATCCCGTTCCACCACATCCCGGTCACTGCCGACACCAAACCCGCAGCGGAAGCCGCGCTGATGGCACTCGTGGACGGGCTCGACGTCGAACTGGTGGTGCTGGCCCGCTACATGCAGGTGCTCAGCGACGACCTGACCCGCAAGCTGGACGGCCGGGCCATCAACATCCACCACTCGTTCCTGCCCAGCTTCAAGGGTGCCAAGCCGTACCACCAGGCCTACGCCCGCGGCGTCAAGACCGTGGGCGCCACGGCCCACTACGTCAACGCAGAACTGGACGAGGGACCCATCATCTCCCAGCAGGTGGTGGACGTGGACCACACGTACGGGCCCGAGGACCTGGTGGCCGCCGGCCGCGACACTGAATGCAAGGCCCTCTCCAACGCGGTGAAGTGGCACTGCGAAGGACGGGTCATCCTGCAGGGCAACCGCACTGTGGTGCTCCGCTAG
- a CDS encoding L-serine ammonia-lyase has product MALSVLDLFSVGIGPSSSHTVGPMRAAKLFADGLKGDGQLAATARVQTELFGSLGATGRGHGSDKAVVLGLKGLDPETVDTTTADDQVAAAALDAELHIAGAHRVDFNWEEDVVLHRRKSLPAHPNGMTFRALDHTGAVLSERSFYSIGGGFVVDGDAEGGDKVVPDDTVLPYPFSTADELLQICSREGMSISDVMLANELTWRSEAELREQLLGLWAVMRECVENGCNAEGILPGGLNVTRRAPALFRTLTASAATAEAAAASPSPVQAPADPLLAMEWVNLFALAVNEENAAGGRIVTAPTNGAAGIVPAVLHYYVKFVPGADDDGVVRFLLAAAAVGILFKTNASISGAEVGCQGEVGSACSMAAAGLCEVLGGTPAQVENAAEVGIEHNLGLTCDPVGGLVQIPCIERNAIASLKAINAARLALHGDGSHKVSLDKAIKTMRDTGADMKTKYKETSRGGLAVNVIEC; this is encoded by the coding sequence ATGGCGCTCAGCGTCCTTGACCTCTTTTCCGTCGGCATCGGGCCCTCGTCGTCACACACGGTGGGCCCGATGCGGGCGGCCAAGCTGTTCGCGGACGGACTGAAGGGCGACGGCCAGCTGGCCGCCACCGCCCGGGTCCAGACCGAACTGTTCGGCTCCCTCGGCGCCACCGGCCGCGGCCACGGCTCGGACAAGGCCGTGGTCCTGGGGCTGAAGGGCCTGGACCCGGAAACCGTGGACACCACCACCGCCGACGACCAGGTGGCAGCCGCCGCGCTGGACGCCGAACTGCACATCGCCGGGGCGCACCGGGTGGACTTCAACTGGGAAGAGGACGTGGTGCTCCACCGGCGCAAGTCCCTTCCCGCGCACCCCAACGGCATGACCTTCCGGGCCCTGGACCACACGGGTGCCGTCCTGAGCGAGCGGAGCTTCTACTCGATCGGCGGCGGCTTTGTGGTGGACGGCGACGCCGAAGGCGGGGACAAGGTGGTGCCGGATGACACCGTGCTGCCCTACCCGTTCTCCACGGCGGATGAACTCCTGCAGATCTGCAGCCGCGAAGGCATGTCCATCTCCGACGTCATGCTGGCCAACGAACTCACCTGGCGCAGCGAAGCGGAACTCCGCGAGCAGCTGCTGGGGCTGTGGGCCGTCATGCGCGAATGCGTGGAGAACGGCTGCAACGCCGAAGGCATCCTGCCCGGCGGCCTGAACGTCACCCGGCGGGCGCCTGCCCTGTTCCGGACCCTGACGGCCTCGGCCGCCACCGCCGAAGCTGCGGCAGCGTCGCCGTCGCCCGTCCAGGCACCGGCGGACCCGCTGCTCGCGATGGAATGGGTGAACCTCTTCGCGCTGGCCGTGAATGAGGAGAACGCCGCCGGCGGGCGGATCGTCACTGCCCCCACCAACGGAGCCGCGGGCATCGTGCCGGCCGTCCTGCACTACTACGTGAAGTTTGTTCCGGGAGCCGACGACGACGGTGTGGTCCGCTTCCTGCTGGCGGCGGCCGCCGTCGGAATCCTGTTCAAAACCAACGCCTCCATCTCCGGCGCCGAAGTGGGCTGCCAGGGCGAGGTGGGCTCCGCCTGCTCGATGGCTGCGGCCGGGCTCTGCGAAGTGCTCGGCGGAACGCCGGCGCAGGTGGAAAACGCCGCCGAGGTAGGGATCGAGCACAACCTGGGCCTGACCTGCGATCCCGTGGGCGGGCTGGTGCAGATCCCCTGCATTGAGCGGAATGCGATCGCCAGCTTGAAGGCGATCAACGCGGCCCGGCTGGCCCTGCACGGGGACGGCAGCCACAAGGTCTCGCTGGACAAGGCGATCAAGACCATGCGTGACACCGGAGCCGACATGAAAACCAAGTACAAGGAAACCTCCCGAGGAGGCCTCGCCGTGAATGTGATCGAGTGCTGA
- a CDS encoding sarcosine oxidase subunit gamma family protein, translating into MAETAASPTSAKTNAEKNLAARVSPARQLAEDFTAGSLAGTVEISEVPFLTMVGLRALAGSAAAERLAGVTGGLPTGSGAVAGNGDVSVLWLGPAEFLVVAPTEAHESLGGDLIPALRDALGGDAGQVVDLSANRTTFELTGPRARAVLEKGCSLDLHPRAFKAGTAFSTEIANIPAILWKTGDESFRIFPRASFAEFLGRWLLDAMREYASPEVP; encoded by the coding sequence ATGGCTGAAACAGCAGCATCCCCGACCTCCGCAAAGACCAACGCCGAGAAGAACCTCGCCGCCCGCGTCAGCCCGGCGCGCCAGCTGGCGGAAGACTTCACGGCCGGCTCACTGGCCGGCACCGTTGAAATCTCCGAGGTGCCCTTCCTGACCATGGTGGGCCTCCGGGCCCTCGCAGGATCCGCCGCGGCGGAGCGCCTGGCCGGTGTCACCGGCGGCCTCCCCACCGGCTCCGGTGCCGTGGCCGGAAACGGCGACGTGTCCGTCCTGTGGCTCGGCCCCGCCGAGTTCCTGGTGGTTGCACCCACCGAGGCGCACGAATCCCTGGGCGGGGACCTCATCCCCGCGCTCCGGGACGCGCTGGGCGGGGACGCGGGCCAGGTGGTGGACCTGTCCGCCAACCGGACCACGTTCGAACTGACGGGCCCCCGGGCCCGCGCCGTCCTGGAAAAGGGCTGCTCGCTGGACCTGCACCCGCGGGCCTTCAAGGCCGGCACCGCCTTCTCCACGGAAATCGCGAACATCCCCGCCATCCTGTGGAAGACCGGTGACGAGTCCTTCCGGATCTTCCCCCGCGCTTCCTTCGCCGAGTTCCTGGGCCGGTGGCTGCTGGACGCCATGCGGGAGTACGCCTCGCCAGAGGTCCCCTGA